A window of Desulfobacteraceae bacterium genomic DNA:
ATCTCTGCGAGAGCGTGGTGGAGCGGCTCGAGCACGAGCTGCGGATCATCGCCCGCATGGGGTTTTCCGCCTACTTCCTGGTGGTGCGCGACATCGTCGCCCGCAGCCCGCGGATCTGCGGCCGCGGCAGCGGCGCCGCCTCGCTGGTGGCCTACTGCCTGAGCATCACCAACGTCTGCCCGATCCGGCACAACCTCTACTTCGAGCGCTTCCTGAACCCCGGCCGTACGGACCCGCCGGATATCGACATCGATTTCGCCTGGGACGAGCGCGACGCCGTGCTGGCCGACGTGCTCGCCCGCCACGGTGCGCACGCCGCCATGGTCTGCAGCCACATCGGCTTTCAGCCGCGCATGGCGATCCGCGAGACTGCCCGGGTGTTCGGCCTGGCCGAGGGCGAGATCGGCCGGGTGTCCCGGCGGCTGCCGTGGTTCTGGCGGTCGGTGGGCGCCGGCGAGGACCTCCTGCAGCGCTTGAAGGGGCTGCCGGAGCTGGGCGGCATCGACTTTCCCCAGCCGTGGCCGCGGATTGTCGGCATCGCCCAGCGTCTGATCGGGGTTCCGCGCCACATCGCGGTGCATCCCGGCGGGGTGGTGATCACCCCCGAGCCGGTGGCGGCCTATGTGCCGGTGCAGCCGGCCGCCAAGGGGGTGCCGGTGATCCAGTGGGAGAAGGAGGGGGCCGAGGCGGGCGGGCTGGTCAAGATCGATTTGCTGGGCAACCGCAGTCTCGGCGTGATCCGCGACGCCCTGGCCAACCTGCGCCGCAACGGGATCGCCTTCGACGAGGCGCACTGGGACCCCGAAGAGGACCCGGCCACCCGCGCCAGGCTGGCGCGCGGCGAGACCATGGGCTGCTTCTACATCGAGAGCCCGGCTACCCGCCTGCTGCAGCAAAAGACCGGGGTCGGGGATTTTGAGCACCTCGTGATCCACAGCAGCATCATCCGGCCGGCGGCCAACGCGCTGATCCGCGAGTATGTCCGCCGCCTGCGGGGCGGCCCCTGGCAGCCGGCGCACCCCCTGCTGGCCGACGTGCTGGCCGAAACCTACGGCATCATGGTCTACCAGGAGGACGTTTCCCGCGCGGCGTTGGCCCTGGCGGGCTTCTCCGACGTCGACGCCGACGGCCTGCGCAAGGTCATGGCCAAAAAGGACCGGGCCCGCCGGCTGGAGGACTACCGGCAGCGGTTTGCCGCCGGCGCCCGCGCCCGCGGGCTCTCATCGGCGCAGATCGCGGCCGTCTGGAAGATGATGCTGAGCTTTGCCGGCTACTCCTTCTGCAAGCCCCACAGCGCCAGCTACGCCCGGGTGTCGTTTCAGGCGGCCTACCTCAAGACCCATTTCGCGGCCGAGTTCATGGCCGCCGTGATCAGCAACCAGGGCGGCTTCTACAGCACCTTCGCCTACGTCTCGGAGGCCCGGCGCATGGGCCTGACGGTGCGGCCGCCGGACGTCAACCGCAGCGCGGTCCGCTGGCAGGGGCGCGGGCGGGCCCTGCGGGTGGGGTGGCTGTCGCTGAAGGCCTTGGGTGTGCGGACCCGGGAGCGGATCGTGGCCGCGCGCCGGCAGCGGCCTTACAGCGACATCGGCGACTTTCTGGAGCGCGTGCGCCCCGACGACGAGGAGGCCCGGGCGCTGGTGCACGCCGGGGCCTTCGACGGCCTGCATCCCGGCGTCAGCCGGGCGGCCCTGTTGTGGGAGGTGGTGCGCTGGCAGGGCGGCCGGCAGCGTCGGTCCGCAGCCCCCGAGCTTTTCGGCCGGCGGCCGCGGCCCGAGCGGCCGGACCTGCCGCCGGAGACCGAGATCGACCGCCTGCGGCGGGCATTCGCGGTGCTGGGGTTTCTCTGCGACCGCCACCCCATGACGCTCTATGCCGGGGCGCCGGCGCTGCGGGGGGTGGTCAAGGCGGCCGCGCTGGCGCAGCACACGGGGCGGCAGGTGCGGGTGGCCGGGCTTTTGATCACCGCCAAAGTGGTGCATACGCGGCGCGGGGAGCCCATGGAGTTCGTCACCTTCGAGGATGAAACCGGGCTGGTGGAGGCGACCTTCTTTCCGGCGGCCTACCGGCGCTTCTGCACCCTGCTGGACCGCAGCCGGCCGCTTCTTCTGGAAGGCCGGGTGGAGGAAGATTTCGGGGCCCACACCCTGACGGTGGGCCAGGTGGCGCCACTGGCGGCCACCGCCGGGGCGTGAGGCCGCCGGCGCTGTCAGTCGGCGGTGGCGAAGTCGGCCACCCGGGTTTCGTGCCAGAACTCCCCGTCGCGGCGGAAGTGGATGAAGCCCACGTGGCCGCCGGCGGCCGGCATTTCAAGAAAGAGGCGGGGGTTGGCGCGGGCGGCCGCGACGGGGTAGCACTCCGGCGGCAGGAAGGGGTCGTCCAGGGCGCTCAGGACGAGAGTTGGGACCTGGACCTCCGGCAGCAGCGGGCCGGCGCTGCAGCGCGCCCAGTAGTCCTCGGCGTCCCGGAAACCGTGCAGCGGGGCGGTGTAGCGGTCGTCGAAATCCTTGAAGTTGCGGATGGTCTCAAAGCCCGCATCGCTGATCCGGTCGGGCATGAGGGCCATCTTGGCCCGGATCTTGGCGCGGAAAAGCAGCAGAAAGCGTTTCATGTAGACGGCGTTGGCCGGCTCGGCCAGCCGCCGGGAGCTGCTGGCCAGATCGCAGGGGACCGAAATCGCCGCCGCCCGGGAGATGAAAGGGGATATGCCGCGGCCCTTCTCGCCCAGGTAGCGCAGGGTCAGGTTGCCGCCCAGGCTGAAGCCCACCAGGGCGATCCGGCGGTAGCGGTTGCCGGCTAGCACGTGGCCCAGGACCGCGTCCAGGTCTTCGGTGGCGCCGCTGTGGTAGGAGCGCGGCAGGCGGTTGGGCTCGCCGCTGCAGCCGCGGAAGTTGAAGGCCACGGCGTCCCAGCGGCGGCGGTTGAAGGCCCTGACCATCCCCCGCATGTAGTGGCGGTGGGCGTCGCCTTCCAGCCCGTGGAGGACGATCGCCAGGCGGTCGGCCCCCGCGGCGGACCAGTCCAGGTCGATGAAGTCCCCGTCGGGGGTGAAAATCCGCTCGCGCCGGTAGCGGACGCCGGAGACCCGCCGGAAGAGGGTCGGGCAGATGGTCTGCAGGTGGGGGTTGCCCAGCAGGGCGGGCGGGCGGTAGGGGCTGGGGGTGATGATCGGCATAACGGGGCTCCCTTTTCAAGCGGTGCGGGCCTCGCCACGGGGTGGCGATCGCAACAGGGCATAACGCCTCGCGGCCTCGGCGTCAAGCCGGCAAGCGGGACCGGGCTGCCGGATTGGGGTTGAAAGGCCGGTCAAAAGACCCTATAGCTTCTGGTGCACCTTCCGCCGTTTCCCGCTGCCGATACGCTTCAGACAATTCTTGGGGAGGAATTAGGGCCCGCTTTTCCAGGCGATGCCCCCTGAATTAGGCGGTGGGCGGCGGGATCGCGGCGCTCGATGTGGACGCCGTGGGGCGCCTGAGCCGCAGCGAGAAGCCGGGTCCAACATGCCGGGGCAGGGGGCTGAAACAGGATGCCGCCGCATTCGCGGCGGCCCACAGGAGGGGTGAAGCATGTGTGACATCAACGTGTTCGTACGTCGCGACGGCCGGGAGCAGATGGTGATGGAAAACGTCGATGTGGTCGAGGACCGCGGCGGCCGTTTCCACCTGACCAACATTTTCGGCGAGGAAAAGGAGGTGGCCGGCAGGATGGTGGCCTTCAACAACAGCCAAAAGCGGATGGTCTTCGAAGCGCTTTAAGGCCGTGGCGCGGGCCCGTCAGGCGCCGCGCTGCTGGGCCTTTTCGATTTTGGCCCACGAATCCCGCAGCCCCACGGTGCGGTTGAAGACCAGCCGATCGGGGCTCCCCACTTGCGTGTCGCGGCAGAAATAGCCCTGGCGCTCGAACTGGAAGCAGACACCGGCCGCCGCCGTCGCCAGGCTCGGCTCCACCCGGCTGTCAGTCAAAACCTCCAGCGAGTCGGGGTTCAGGCAGGCTTCGAAATCCGCGCAGGCCTGGGGGTCCGGTTCGCTGAAAAGGTGGTCGTAGAGCCGGACCTCGGCCGGCAGGGCGTGGGCCGCCGAAACCCAGTGCAGCGTGCCCTTGACCTTGCGGCCGTCGGGCGAGTCGCCGCCGCGGGTGGCCGGATCGTAGGTGCAGTGCAGTGCGACCACCTCGCCGGCCGCATCCTTGACCACGTCCACACAGGTCACGTAGTAGGCATAGCGCAGGCGCACCTCCCGCCCCGGCGCCAGGCGGAACCATTTGCGCGGCGCCTCTTCCCGGAAGTCATCCCGCTCGATGTAAAGCACCTTGGAAAACGGCACCATTCGGCTGCCCCGCTCGGGGTACTCGGGGTGGTTCAGAAAGGCCATCTCCTCCACCTGCCCCTCGGGATAGTTGTCGATCACCACTTTCAGCGGCCGCAGCACGCCCATCACCCGCGGCGCGCTGGCATTGAGATGTTCCCGGATGCAATGCTCCAGCAGGGCGATGTCCACCGTGCTTTCGCGCTTGGCAACCCCGATGCGGTCGCAGAAGGTGCGGATCGCCTCGGGCGGATAGCCCCGCCGGCGCAGGCCCGAGATGGTCGGCATGCGGGGGTCGTCCCAGCCGGAAACCACCCCTTTTTCCACCAGTGCGATCAGTTTTCTTTTGCTGAGCACGGTGTGGGTGAGGTTCAGGCGGGCGAATTCGATCTGCTGGGGGTGGCAGGGGACCTCCAGGTTGTCCAGCACCCAGTCGTAGAGCGCGCGGTTGTTCTCGAACTCCATGGTGCACACCGAGTGGGTGATCCCTTCGATGGCGTCCGAAAGGCAGTGGGTGAAATCGTACATCGGGTAGATGCACCAGCGGTCGCCGGTGCGGTGATGATGCAGGCGGCGGATGCGAAAGAGCGTCGGGTCGCGCAGGATCAGGTTGGCCGCGGCCATGTCGATCTTGGCGCGCAGGACGTGGCTGCCGTCGGGGAACTCGCCGGCGCGCATGCGCCTGAAGAGGTCCAGGTTCTCTTCCACCAACCGATCGCGGTAGGGGCTGGGCCTGCCGGGCTCGGTCAGGGTGCCCCGGTATTCGCGGATCTCATCGGCGCTCAGGCTGCAGACGTAGGCCTTGCCGGTCCGGATGAGGGCGACGGCGTAGTCGTAGAGCGCCTCAAAATAGTCCGACGCGAAATGCAGCCGGTCTTCCCAGTCAAACCCCAGCCACCGGACGTCGGTCTGGATGGAGGCGACGTATTCGGCGCTTTCCTTGGCCGGGTTGGTGTCGTCGAAGCGCAGGTTGCAGGTGCCGTTGTAGTCCCGGGCCAGGCCGAAATTGAGGCAGATGGACTTGGCGTGGCCGATGTGCAGGTAGCCGTTGGGCTCGGGGGGGAAGCGGGTCGCCACGCGGCCATCGTTTTTACCGGCCCGGAGGTCCTCTTCGATAATGGTCCGGATGAAATTGGACGGGCCGCTGTCTGCCGCCGGTTCGGGGGCGGTCGGGGTGCCGGTGTTTTTCATGTGGGCTGGGCCTCTGATGATCGGTTGCGGAAAACGTCGAGGTGCTGGCGGCAATTACCCTAACTCTTTTAAGAATAGCCTTATAAATTACAGGAACCCGCGAAGGGGTGTCAACCTCGTTTTTTTCGGCAAACCGGGGTCGAGCCGGTTGGGTGTCTTGTCAAGCGGGGAATGCAAAGCGGCTGCCGGCCGCCCCGGCTGGAGCGGCCGGCAGTCGATGGGGGGAGTCCTACGGGGTGATTTTGAGCACCATCAGGCCCACGCCGGGTCGCATGACCAGGAACTGGACCGGTTCGGTGCTGCTTTTCTCCAGCATCCGCCCCAGGGCCTTGGCGTTCTCCACCGGGTTGCGGTTGACTTCCTTGATCAGGTCGCCCTGCCGCAGGCCGGCCTCCTCGGCCTTGCTTTCGGGGCTGACGCCGACGACCACCACCCCTTTTTCATCCGGGTCGAGTCCCAGCCGCTGGGCGGTTTCGCGGTCCAGGTCGCTCACCTGGAGGCCGAACTCGGCTTCATCCCGGGGGCTGTCGATGGTCGCCCTGGCGCTGGGGTCCTGATCACGTTTGGCGAGGGTCACCGTGACGGTCTTGGGCTTGCCGTCGCGCACGATCTCCACTTTCAGGCGGCTGCCCACCGGAGAATCGGCGACCATGGCGGAGAGTTCGCGGCTGCTGGTCACCTTCCGGCCGTCCAGGGCCACAATGATGTCCTGGGCTTTGATGCCGGCCTTGTCTGCCGGGTCGCCGGCATAGACCTCGGAGACCAGCACCCCCTCGCCGTCCTTGATGCGGTAGTAGTCGGCCAGGTCCGAGGAGAGATCCTGGATGGCCACACCCAGCCAGCCGCGGGTGACCTCCCCCTTGGACTGCAACTGGCTGATCACGTTCTGGGCCAGGTCCGAGGGGATGGCGAAGCCGATCCCCTGGCCGCGGGCCACGATCGCCGTGTTGATGCCCACGACCTCGCCCCGCAGGTTGAGCAGGGGGCCTCCGCTGTTGCCGGGGTTGATGGAGGCGTCGGTCTGGATAAAGTCGTCATAGGGCCCCGAGCCGATGATCCGGCCCTTGGCGCTGACGATCCCCACGGTGACGGTCTGCTCGAGACCGAAGGGGCTCCCGATGGCCATCACCCAGGTGCCCACCGTAAGCTCTTCGGATTTCCCCATCTGCAGGGGTTTGAGGTCCTTGGAGGGCGCAATTTTGATCAGCGCCAGATCGGTGTTGGGGTCGCGGCCCACCAGCTCCGCGGTAAACTCCTTGCCATTGGCCAGTTTGACGGTGATCTCGTCGGCTCCCTCGATGACGTGGTTGTTGGTGACGATGTGCCCCTCACGGTCGATGATGAAGCCCGATCCCAGGCTGCGCTGCTTGAAGTCCTGGGAAGGGTTGCGGCGCATGCGCGGCCCAAAGAATTCCTCAAACGGGTTGCCGCGCTCAAAGGGGTTGCCAAAGAAGTGGCGGAAGACCGGGCCGCCGCCTTTCATGGTCTTGACGGTGCGGATATTGACGACCCCGTCGCGGGCCTCTTTGGCGAGGGTGCTTAAGTTGTTGGGCAGCATCGCCGCGGCGTCGTCCTTGACGGCCGCCGCAGCGCCGCCGGCGGCGATGGTCAGCGCCAGCAGGGTGACCGGCAGCAGCCGGCTGAGGCGGGGATGGTTTTTCTGCAACGCTTTCATGGGGTGACCTCCTTGGCAGTCAAAAGGGTTGTGTTTGCGCCGACCGCTGGTCGGCCGCTGTCCTTGCTTTGACCGCGAAGATATACCGCCAAGCTTACGGGAAGATGACGGCAAAATTACCAATTGGTCATGTTCGGGTTCGGCGGGCCCCTTCGGGGGCCGGCTGGGTTGCGATTGGTGCTGCGGGCCGAATCCAGGCGTACCCCGGCTCCGGGGCCTCAGCGCACCCCGTGCCGACGGGAGATTTTTTCGAACATGATCACCAGGCCGGCCACCAGCCGGTAGATGAACTCAACCCCCATGTTCTTGTCCGCCGTCGAATCGAAGAAGATGTTGAGCGAGGACGCCATCCCCTCTTCGGGTTTCCAGTAGCAGATCAGCACCGGCACCAGCGGCAGGGGGTGGAGCAGGATCGCGGTGTCGGCATCGAAGCGGCTTTCGGCTTTTTTCCCGTTGAAGATGTCCAGCAGGTCCCGGAAAAGCTCGGGGTAGGTGTCGGCGACCTTCTTGAGGGGATTGACGCAGCGGTGCGCAAAAAAATTTTGCCAGGCCGCCCCGCCCTCCAGCTCCCGCAGGGTGACCCACTCGCCGGTGAGGGGGATGCCCTGGCTGTAAAGGATATAGGAGAGGATGGGGATTGAGATCCACGGGTG
This region includes:
- the dnaE gene encoding DNA polymerase III subunit alpha is translated as MTPLTVRSHYSLMWGTRAPAAICTAARQRGYSRLALTDTDNLYGLWPFLDGCEAEGLQPIVGAEVTAPNAPLRAVCLVENPVGYRNLCGLITRRHCDPDFDLESGVTRHAEGLVVLTRSPELLARWHHAGLAVYGALPRRPDGAALRLRQAARRLEVPTVATPGSFFLDPAEFSLHRVLRAIAGNTTLDRLPAGAAASADAWLAPAEVYRRRFAPWPDALRAGDALAERLTFSGPPRRLLLPPWNGGGGRPADERLRAAAYAGARRRYGADLCESVVERLEHELRIIARMGFSAYFLVVRDIVARSPRICGRGSGAASLVAYCLSITNVCPIRHNLYFERFLNPGRTDPPDIDIDFAWDERDAVLADVLARHGAHAAMVCSHIGFQPRMAIRETARVFGLAEGEIGRVSRRLPWFWRSVGAGEDLLQRLKGLPELGGIDFPQPWPRIVGIAQRLIGVPRHIAVHPGGVVITPEPVAAYVPVQPAAKGVPVIQWEKEGAEAGGLVKIDLLGNRSLGVIRDALANLRRNGIAFDEAHWDPEEDPATRARLARGETMGCFYIESPATRLLQQKTGVGDFEHLVIHSSIIRPAANALIREYVRRLRGGPWQPAHPLLADVLAETYGIMVYQEDVSRAALALAGFSDVDADGLRKVMAKKDRARRLEDYRQRFAAGARARGLSSAQIAAVWKMMLSFAGYSFCKPHSASYARVSFQAAYLKTHFAAEFMAAVISNQGGFYSTFAYVSEARRMGLTVRPPDVNRSAVRWQGRGRALRVGWLSLKALGVRTRERIVAARRQRPYSDIGDFLERVRPDDEEARALVHAGAFDGLHPGVSRAALLWEVVRWQGGRQRRSAAPELFGRRPRPERPDLPPETEIDRLRRAFAVLGFLCDRHPMTLYAGAPALRGVVKAAALAQHTGRQVRVAGLLITAKVVHTRRGEPMEFVTFEDETGLVEATFFPAAYRRFCTLLDRSRPLLLEGRVEEDFGAHTLTVGQVAPLAATAGA
- a CDS encoding alpha/beta fold hydrolase, with translation MPIITPSPYRPPALLGNPHLQTICPTLFRRVSGVRYRRERIFTPDGDFIDLDWSAAGADRLAIVLHGLEGDAHRHYMRGMVRAFNRRRWDAVAFNFRGCSGEPNRLPRSYHSGATEDLDAVLGHVLAGNRYRRIALVGFSLGGNLTLRYLGEKGRGISPFISRAAAISVPCDLASSSRRLAEPANAVYMKRFLLLFRAKIRAKMALMPDRISDAGFETIRNFKDFDDRYTAPLHGFRDAEDYWARCSAGPLLPEVQVPTLVLSALDDPFLPPECYPVAAARANPRLFLEMPAAGGHVGFIHFRRDGEFWHETRVADFATAD
- a CDS encoding CooT family nickel-binding protein; translated protein: MCDINVFVRRDGREQMVMENVDVVEDRGGRFHLTNIFGEEKEVAGRMVAFNNSQKRMVFEAL
- a CDS encoding glutamine--tRNA ligase/YqeY domain fusion protein, with product MKNTGTPTAPEPAADSGPSNFIRTIIEEDLRAGKNDGRVATRFPPEPNGYLHIGHAKSICLNFGLARDYNGTCNLRFDDTNPAKESAEYVASIQTDVRWLGFDWEDRLHFASDYFEALYDYAVALIRTGKAYVCSLSADEIREYRGTLTEPGRPSPYRDRLVEENLDLFRRMRAGEFPDGSHVLRAKIDMAAANLILRDPTLFRIRRLHHHRTGDRWCIYPMYDFTHCLSDAIEGITHSVCTMEFENNRALYDWVLDNLEVPCHPQQIEFARLNLTHTVLSKRKLIALVEKGVVSGWDDPRMPTISGLRRRGYPPEAIRTFCDRIGVAKRESTVDIALLEHCIREHLNASAPRVMGVLRPLKVVIDNYPEGQVEEMAFLNHPEYPERGSRMVPFSKVLYIERDDFREEAPRKWFRLAPGREVRLRYAYYVTCVDVVKDAAGEVVALHCTYDPATRGGDSPDGRKVKGTLHWVSAAHALPAEVRLYDHLFSEPDPQACADFEACLNPDSLEVLTDSRVEPSLATAAAGVCFQFERQGYFCRDTQVGSPDRLVFNRTVGLRDSWAKIEKAQQRGA
- a CDS encoding DegQ family serine endoprotease, whose protein sequence is MKALQKNHPRLSRLLPVTLLALTIAAGGAAAAVKDDAAAMLPNNLSTLAKEARDGVVNIRTVKTMKGGGPVFRHFFGNPFERGNPFEEFFGPRMRRNPSQDFKQRSLGSGFIIDREGHIVTNNHVIEGADEITVKLANGKEFTAELVGRDPNTDLALIKIAPSKDLKPLQMGKSEELTVGTWVMAIGSPFGLEQTVTVGIVSAKGRIIGSGPYDDFIQTDASINPGNSGGPLLNLRGEVVGINTAIVARGQGIGFAIPSDLAQNVISQLQSKGEVTRGWLGVAIQDLSSDLADYYRIKDGEGVLVSEVYAGDPADKAGIKAQDIIVALDGRKVTSSRELSAMVADSPVGSRLKVEIVRDGKPKTVTVTLAKRDQDPSARATIDSPRDEAEFGLQVSDLDRETAQRLGLDPDEKGVVVVGVSPESKAEEAGLRQGDLIKEVNRNPVENAKALGRMLEKSSTEPVQFLVMRPGVGLMVLKITP
- a CDS encoding DUF3786 domain-containing protein encodes the protein MAEFKSVTDVLKLVDKSNCQQCGYKTCMAFAAAVLQGRANLSDCPRIDPDLLAQHGQAAPERNAAAEDEMMAMLASLKSAVAGLDFEKTAQRLDGRLVNGRLAIKVMGKDVAVDHDGNLHSDIHLHPWISIPILSYILYSQGIPLTGEWVTLRELEGGAAWQNFFAHRCVNPLKKVADTYPELFRDLLDIFNGKKAESRFDADTAILLHPLPLVPVLICYWKPEEGMASSLNIFFDSTADKNMGVEFIYRLVAGLVIMFEKISRRHGVR